Proteins encoded within one genomic window of Rhododendron vialii isolate Sample 1 chromosome 1a, ASM3025357v1:
- the LOC131328640 gene encoding uncharacterized protein LOC131328640 has product MSEVMVILEIALASHERKGRSWGIITKALQGIELVPMVKWCMCAECEKKERAAPLGVAGYTGREIYENWFLNYESWCLNYENWFLNYENCFLNHENWETEKSLILFCKYNGLCAGIKLSRSSRIGDFMKILCGKFSELRRHSLQLFYAIRDHPSTMLYNDEDLEVMFAVVDSIGLNCIEVTVVDSRGFDSGISGCGVDVGANSSGVFDSGGASTSKGICFSGQGLVGYRLESMEYVGKEDDLGAMFCPHQHRPRLSDAWKELIKSVGQLFVGGSEGFRDALRKYSIVHSFEFDFVKNETERVTAVCKVKSCKWNIYARLDKVSGCFYIKRYYNVHCCGVAGRTTKNCHANSSLISQLIKDDVRNKSKKRPVDVVDDLKEYYGVDVSYNRAWLAVQKAKSNAFGDYSDSFNQLQWYRNVVLNSDPLSVFDVEWDQTTNRFLRLFVAFDACVQRFKHCRPVLSVDATFLKARHMGCLMSASAKDGLFPLCFGVVYSENNDNWLWFMEKLHGILDEDRRVFVFISDRHRGIKEGIAKVFPSSFHAYCLYHLKGNLRTALASTNVKYKESLIRVFSKCAYAPTVAKFNQHMGNLLKHGGAAVVHFLSELPNERWANVFFPGQRYGTMSSSLAECFNSWILKERELPVVDMVDRIRKKVMKSMCLRRERTSKLDQVICPYGESRLEKLYDLVKTWKVIPSSADIFEVDTDPSVYSKPIYPVASLLKGDVVDCGTSILPPLSKKPPGWPKKKRIRSNGEKVREMKCGRCGKMGNHNKLTCKEDLRPGF; this is encoded by the exons ATGTCTGAAGTAATGGTGATCCTTGAGATTGCACTGGCGTCGCATGAGCGTAAAGGAAGATCATGGGGAATAATCACAAAGGCGCTTCAGGGAATTGAACTTGTGCCTATGG TGAagtggtgcatgtgtgccgAGTGTGAGAAAAAGGAGAGGGCAGCCCCTTTGGGGGTTGCAGGATACACCGGCCGTGAG atctatgagaactggtttctgaaTTACGAGAGCTGgtgtctgaactatgagaactggtttctgaactatgagaactgttttctgAACCATGAGAACTG ggaaaCGGAGAAatcgttgattttgttttgtaaatacAATGGATTGTGTGCTGGAATAAAGTTGTCTCGGTCGTCGAGAATTGGAGATTTTATGAAGATATTGTGTGGCAAGTTTAGTGAGTTGAGAAGACACTCATTGCAACTCTTTTATGCTATACGTGATCATCCTAGTACCATGTTATATAATGATGAAGATTTGGAGGTGATGTTTGCTGTAGTTGATAGTATTGGATTGAATTGCATTGAAGTTACAGTAGTAGATAGTCGTGGTTTTGATAGTGGTATTAGTGGGTGTGGTGTTGATGTTGGTGCTAATAGTAGTGGGGTTTTCGATAGTGGTGGTGCTAGCACTAGTAAGGGCATTTGTTTCAGTGGGCAAGGGTTAGTCGGCTATCGGTTGGAATCAATGGAATATGTAGGTAAAGAGGATGATTTGGGAGCTATGTTTTGCCCGCATCAGCATCGGCCAAGGTTGTCTGACGCGTGGAAAGAGCTTATTAAAAGTGTTGGTCAGTTGTTTGTCGGGGGTTCGGAAGGTTTTCGTGATGCATTGCGAAAATATTCAATTGTTCATTCTTTTGAGTTTGACTTTGTAAAGAATGAAACAGAGAGAGTGACTGCAGTTTGTAAGGTAAAATCTTGCAAGTGGAATATCTATGCTAGACTTGACAAGGTCAGTGGTTGCTTTTACATCAAAAGGTATTATAATGTTCATTGTTGTGGTGTTGCTGGGCGTACGACAAAGAACTGTCATGCTAATTCATCTCTGATTAGTCAATTGATAAAGGATGATGTTCGAAACAAGTCAAAGAAACGTCCTGTtgatgttgttgatgatttgaaGGAGTATTATGGGGTGGATGTGTCATATAATCGTGCTTGGTTAGCTGTCCAGAAAGCCAAGTCAAATGCATTTGGAGATTATTCAGATTCTTTTAATCAACTTCAATGGTATCGTAATGTTGTTCTGAATTCGGATCCTTTAAGTGTTTTTGATGTTGAGTGGGATCAAACCACAAATCGttttttgaggttgtttgtAGCATTTGATGCATGTGTACAAAGATTTAAGCACTGCAGGCCTGTTTTATCCGTTGACGCAACGTTCTTGAAGGCAAGGCATATGGGATGCTTGATGTCTGCTTCAGCTAAAGATG gTCTATTTCCATTgtgctttggtgtggtttattCTGAGAATAATGATAATTGGCTTTGGTTTATGGAGAAGTTGCATGGTATTTTGGATGAAGACAgaagggtttttgtttttatatctgACCGTCACAGAGGAATAAAAGAGGGTATTGCTAAGGTGTTTCCTTCAAGCTTTCATGCTTACTGTCTCTATCATTTGAAGGGTAACTTGCGTACTGCTTTGGCGTCCACAAATGTCAAGTATAAAGAGAGTTTGATCAGAGTGTTTTCAAAATGTGCTTATGCTCCCACTGTGGCAAAGTTTAATCAGCATATGGGTAATTTGCTGAAACACGGTGGTGCAGCTGTTGTTCATTTTCTGTCGGAGTTGCCTAATGAGCGCTGGGCAAATGTTTTTTTTCCGGGGCAACGTTATGGAACAATGTCCTCTAGTCTAGCTGAGTGCTTTAACTCATGGATATTGAAAGAGCGTGAATTGCCCGTGGTGGATATGGTTGATCGTATAAGGAAGAAGGTGATGAAATCAATGTGTTTGAGGAGAGAAAGGACAAGTAAATTGGATCAGGTGATTTGTCCTTATGGGGAGTCTCGGTTGGAGAAGTTATATGATTTAGTTAAAACATGGAAAGTGATTCCTTCAAGTGCTGATATATTTGAAGTTGACACGGATCCGTCT GTGTATTCAAAACCAATTTACCCAGTTGCGTCATTGTTGAAAGGTGATGTGGTTGATTGTGGTACTAGTATTCTGCCACCATTGTCAAAAAAGCCTCCAGGGTGGCCTAAGAAGAAGAGGATTCGTTCGAATGGGGAGAAGGTTAGAGAAATGAAGTGTGGTAGGTGTGGGAAGATGGGGAATCATAATAAACTTACTTGTAAGGAGGATTTGAGGCCTGGTTTTTAG